Sequence from the Meleagris gallopavo isolate NT-WF06-2002-E0010 breed Aviagen turkey brand Nicholas breeding stock chromosome Z, Turkey_5.1, whole genome shotgun sequence genome:
CTTCACAACATACATCTGCATGTACTTTTTTCACTCTTAACAAGAGCACCAGAAGGAATGTCTAGTAATCAAAATATTACACTACTATCCACTAATTcagtttggggagaaaagaaattcttacCCAGTTATCTTTTTTCAGAGGCAAAAAGTAGTAGTAATGGCAGAAATCAAGTAGCAGCGTATAGGAACTAAGAATTTGAGTGTAGAAACACAGCTGTAAAAACAGCCAATGATTGTCTTCACCAACACAATTATTAATcctgcagagaaacaaaagtaTACAAAGATAGAAATATAAAGGCTTGTCAACATTATTTATGAAATAGTCAGGCTACAGAACTACCaattatatttaagaaaagtTAAGATGATTTATGAGTCAAATGTAAGGACTACAAGTGCTAATTCCATCCTTAAAGCAATGGCCTCCATGTTAGAGATGGCAGTTACTGTAAAGAGCATGGCTACTTGGTCACTTAAAGTCTAAGCTGCCTTACTGAAATTACTGCTTAGATTGCAAGACTTACTTCTCTTCATCTTCAAACAGCAATGATACGCTCACATTTTCAAGTAATATTCTAGTAACAAGATTAAAGTATCTGCAAAATTTCACATTAGTATGTGTTCTCCACTAATAACATTTCACCTGTATTGAGCAACGTAGTCCAAAAGCtagaaatgcaaattaaaaatttgTATTAAATCTGAACACAGGGTACCCCAATGACAAATAAACAtgactaagaaaaaaatgtaagacaCAGGAGAAGAAGAATAGTTATCCCTATTCAGAAAGTCCTTCTGCAGTTCTTCCGAAGTAAAGGAATCTCAAGCACTCTAGAAATGTTAACTCAGACATTCAAGCCTTTGAAATCTAGGTCTAGTCTGCTTCATCTGCTTCACAGAAGTTATTACTGATAAATAAAATTTGGTTAGGGGTATAACTTCATACAAGCACAGTAGCTCTAGCacaagcactggcacagacaACAGCACCACACTAAGCCATAACGTCAAATGCATTACACTGGCACTATTTTCTGAGCTGTAAACAGATAAAAGGCTAGTTTGAAAATGGCTACATCAATACAGGATGATCCTGACCTCTATTctatctttttcatttcatctgtttctttgaTGGAAATTATACCACAGAACCACTGATGGCaaagcttattttcattttaagcaaCAATCAGGCTGACTTACTTTAAACCAAGAATCTTAGCCAGGCTGACCATGACTAGTCAAGAAATACTAAAAGAAGTAATTTCACGACAAAATAAGAGAGACCATGACAAATGGGATTTGTTATACGGCAGTAATGTTTTCTAACCGGCACAGACATTAGgtaaactaaaaataaaaaactgtataaaaaccgtgaaatattttcagtactaAAAAAAACATTCACTTGTGTGTTGAAATTGtaatttttgatttctattcCAAGAAATATTAAGTTTAATTtcttacaaaaaatatttttccagcacAAGAAACTAAACTGCAACAAATAAACATGCAACATGCAAATTAATTACACCAGCATCAGTGTCAAGGAGTAAAACTtgcaacttttaaaataaaatacacaaactTTAGAAAATTGTATGATATATAACAATTTGTCAATGATTAAATGTTACATTataacattaatttttcttagttttaCTCGTACACAAAAAGGAATCCCTAAGCTGTTCTTACCCTGAACTAAGTGCCTGAATGATTCAGCACTACTGGGAAAGAAGGGGCATAAATACACAATAATCTAACCACGATTTTGAAAAGATGAACTAAAACAATAGAAGATCATTAGAATCTTCTTTTGTCCTGGTCTTACCATGGACAATGGTGATCCATCCTCCTCACGCAATGTCCACAACGACTACAGTGGTGTGAACGCTTTGGTCTCATCATATTGCATTTGGTACATAATTCCCAAAATTCTCTTTCTAGGGGAAATTGTAAAGACAGCTTTAGAAAGATTTGAACTGAGTACAGCATGCTCATGATAAACACATATCTTAGCgatatgaggaggaaaaaaaattttctaTGAGATGAGTACAATAAGCAGCTTGTTAAACAGAAATATCATAAACTCTGCCATTCCAAAACCTTGAGGACTCATACTGGTTGAATACAGCtaactaaaataaaacacactATGAACACTTCTGAAGCATCTTCCACCTCAAAGCATCTTAAGAGATGAAGAGATGAATCTCAAGATGAAATGCTAAAACAAATATAAGATaggcttttatttaaaaatacacactAGTATTCTATGCCCAACATGAGATGCGTTAAACTGATCTCCAGAAATACCAACTAGCTGAAATTGACAGGAGCAACTATTGGTCAGCTTACCTATTATTTTCCCAAATCCTATTACAGAAATCAGAGGAAGcctttgaaaatatgaaatttaatGGTGCACTCAGAAAGTTCATCTATACCTGGGAAACAAATGGCACCAACACTGTAATAATTCAATTCAAAAAAATGCtatattttctgtctttaaagaCAGTGGCTGCAAGATTAAGAATCTTAAATATTATAAATAGCAACTTTTTGATGCACATAAGTTCCTTAAATCCCAGGGAAAAAATAAGCCTAGTTTTTACAGATCATTCAGAAATTCGGCATGATAAAACATTCTCActacataaagaaaacaaagattaatttaacattttttaagcCACCCGCTGGCAGCCCTTATCTTGTCTCTCTTGCTGACAAATAACATTTGGATACTGGAAGTACAGAAGCACAATATCTAAGATCATTAAACTAGTAATAACGCCATATGGAAACTGTTTTACAATCTGTTCCCATAAATCCAGTGTCACAAAGGTGTCACCCCCCAATCAAGTAGCAAATAGCAAACACCTCGACTACATTTTTGAATATAATTTATACCATTCAAAATATATCTTCCCATCAAACTATAGAATATCAGGGAACCGAATTATTACTTTAGAAAGACCAAAAACTTGATGCACGTTAAATATGATTTGATGCACCTCAAATCATAACATCATTACTGCAATCAAGCCTAAGTGttccattttcagaaacatctaCAGAGTATCATTTCTACGTGACATGAATGCAGTATGAAGATAAAAGGCTGGAGATCTACACAAACATATActctaaaagagaaagaaatgcttatGCATAAAGTAGTTGCTCCTGCTGGTACTGGTatttaactggaaaaagaacaaatacatTGAATCACAAATGTAAATGTCTGTAGCTGTATTAAATGGCTTCGTTCTCTATCTCAGACTGCAGACTCTATGTTGCTTTAcctgtagaaaaaaatctgactgAATAATCACATCTGTGCAACCTTTCTTTTTACTGACTCAGATGCTTAGATAATGGGAAAAGAAGGAACTCCGGTAAGAGACCGTTCCACAATCAGTGTTTCACATCTGAATCCCAACCATATTCTTTCCTATTGTCTCCTATATAGTTTTTGTGTAAACATCAGTTCCTGACGATAGAACAGATTCTCACTACCATcaggaagggaaagcaaagtCACTGCAAGACGAGATTGAAGTTTTCACTCCTCACTGGATTTGTTATGCTTTCTAAATTGAAAAAGTATCTTCCTTTCATGTAGCAAAACATGTGCTTGAATACTCAATTATCAATTGCTATGTAAAAGCTTTATGGACTAGACAAGTACCTTAAAAGCACCAAATGTGTCATTAAAATATTGGCTTTCTCCCCGGAGAATTATTAAAGTTTCAAATGCCCTTCAATTTCTAGTACATTAGATACCATTTAGCAATTGTGGAATAAATTCACAAGTACAGAGGGAATTCTCAAATGTTAAGTTGCTACTCTACTGCAATGCAGTACAACCCATCTGTTTATTTGGTTAACAGTCCATACAAACAGAATTTATTAcaataaaatgcataaaaaaacACAGGTAAAATCCCGTGCAACAACAGCTTCTACCATCAGTTTCAGCACCTTATAAAtttatctagaaaaaaaagcagtagagTTAAAATGACTATGCATCTCTAAAAAATGTTATCATTTGAAGCGCATGCAATGCGTTTAAAAGCACAGAATGCAAAATTCTGGACATCTAAATATGTCCTAGCGTAAGTTCCTGCATAACCATACTTCTGACAGAAAGtgaatctttaaaaaaagaagcctaAAGTCTACACAAAGTACAAGAAATTTAAATGTCAGAAATAGTGAATTacaaagcttttcatttcagtaacaATATATGCTTAAACAGTGTTTTCAATTAAATCTCACAACAGCACGTTAATTCCCAACTATTCTGATGACGCTGAAGTAATTTTTATTCAGCTATATAGAAACAACTTAACGTACCTGTAATTGGAATCTTTGGGTTTTCAGGTAGCCTTCCTGGATCAGCAACTGAGGCTCTTACTAAAGAAGCTATACAAAATAATGAGCAGAGGTAATAACctgaaaaaataagcatttgttattctttttcaggtaaaaagcaggaaaaagaacacGTCACACTTTCATTTActtcaaatatattaaaatttcagaaaggTATGTaagtgaaatttaaaatataagctTTTTTCATTATAATGAACAGAATTTTACATATTTAACAAACCACTGTACTTATTAAGTATTAATATTCGACATACactatacaaataaaatattaaaacaatacTAACCACATAAGTGTATGAAACTCCTCAGGTTAtaaaaaacttcattttattaCCTTTGCGCAGACAGACTATGACagtttttaattatataaagCAAAGATAATTGATTTTCCAAGATCTAGTAAGCAAAGCCACAGtccttatttaaaaaacaggaTAACTTCTTtagttttcaaatgaaattaaagaaaaaaaaaatcatcacaaaACACTGTACTGGTATCTATAAGCTTCATCAAATTACACATCTATTCAATGAGTCCCTGCCACATGGTCACATGGGCTGACAAAGTTATGAGGTCTAGAAGAGTAGGGACAGCTGTAAATCCTCAAATGTCTTAATAAAACACCAGCATAACTTCACAAATCCATCAAGTTCACTAACTTGCTATGTGCTATTCTTGGATGTTTCAAATCACTCTATTTTGAAACCCCAAAGAAAATTATACTCTACTCGAGAAATGCTTGACCAATGTGTTGTATAAACACAAGAATTGGAAAGCAATGACAAAATTACAGTCACTAGGACATTTACCATGACAGAACTGTttacaccaaaacaaaacataaaaacaaagcacCATCTAAAAAGATCTGACTGCTACTCACACTACAACATCTTAATGTTTAAGAAGCTATATGTTAGTTACACTACAGGGATAATCCAGCATTTGAAACAGCATTTTCTCAGTTTTGCTCTGTAGTAGTAAACAGCCTACTATTCTGAGGTGACAACTGCTTTCTTTACACTATAAGCAAAAATGTACAGGATCCAGTACTAAATTAGGAATTACTCTGCCTTCTGAATTGCAGATATACATCTGATGCTATGCattctatgaaattaaatgatctcaaaaagggagaggaaaacgTAGCAGAGAACACTGTTCTGATAGTAGCAGCAATCTGTCACTTCGACCTTATTAATTAGTATCAAGAAGCACTTCCACTGCCTTACCAAATAAATGCCAATCATTCTACAGCTCAAAGTCTTCAGATGAAGGTTGATCTTCACCAAAAAGATGGTTGTAGTTATAATACAAGCTTTAACCCAAGTTGATCCTATCAACACAACTCAACCAACCCATTCATCAAGGGACACTTGGAGCCAGCAGAACTGAACTGTTCAACCACCAGTACTACCATCATAACTTCTGACATGCCCATCAACGTTTTCTAATTACACTATTTAATCCAGTAAAAAGGTCCTAGCTGCAAGACTTGAAAGGTGtataaatgctttttctctaCTTTCCACAAAGTTTTACTGTAACACACTGAAAGGAACAAGTGCCTCAATTCTTAGAGCACAAAACACAGAACATGTCCAGTACTCTTACCCTTTATTTTATCCCTCAGCCTTAACTTTCACCTTGTTCTTTATATTCTGGCCTGATAACTGGTGGTTAGATGTACTACTGTTACTAGTAAAAGAAAAGGACTAATTTAAATAGACTTACACAAAATTGCCACAGCTGAAATATGCCCCTCTTCATAGTGAGGAAAAAGGATGACTTTTGGAATGAAGATTGTATTGTACAGCCAAACAAAGATTATCAGGCCCATGCAGCACCAACCCTGAGGGTCAACCACAAAGTGAATTCGAAGTCCCATTGAACACACACCAGTAATAATCAATCCATCCAAGGAGAAAAGATGATCCTAgagagataaaaacaaaaataaccacgAAAAAAAGAGTATATTAAACTAGAATTGTGCTACCTGCAGGGTTTCACATACAttcaaacagagaaaagaaacctGACAGTTTATGACTTAAGGaatctaaacattttttaaacctTGCATGATAACATCCTCACAGGCTCTCCTGGGGTTCTGTTGTTTCTCACTTCCTAAGTATTCTCTTCCATGTTCTCCTCTCTTTATAACAAAGAAATTGAGAAAGAAAGCACACCATCTTAACAGCTTTCATATAGATTGTCTAGAAGTATCATGCAACAGTTTTTTCACTATTACTCACACTTAAAACAGCAAGGCTTCCATTCTCATAGTTTAATATGATgggtttttttaaaattaactttagTCTGAAGAAAATCCATGAATACGAACTTCAGAGCATGATTAATtggtgtttgtttctttttcacttttcctaCACTACAAATTATAAGCATTACTAATCAGGACTTTCAAGAGAAGGATTGCTACCATTACACTTTTTGTCATCCCGCCTTCATGTTAAGAATCTTAACGCTGTAACACACATTTAAAAGCCTGGCTGCACTTCTATCCAAGAGGTTCTCCTTTCAGCATAAGCTTCACTTACCTCTGGGCTACTTGCCCATTTCTGATGGATGTCtttcaatttctatttcttctgtCAAAATTTCATATTATTTATTGATCTGACATTACCTCTGTTTTCAGGGATTTTGATAGCTTCATCCTCACTGacattcacaacttctctgtTTAACACTATACACAGGTTTCATTAATGTCTTGTTTTAGTTATCTAGAGAAAGAATAAACTCAAAGCCAAATAAGATGATGTTTCTACAATTTATCACAACCCTTTGATTGCTGTTGCAATAGAACAATGGTGTGCCTTTACAAAtacagcattcatttttttagTGTTCATTTTCGCTTTAAGAATGCATCAAATTTGCTaacatttgttttataaacCTGCATGGTATACTAAATATAGCTTACTGCCTTCTTAAAACCATTAGGTTTATGAAAATCATATAGGACATGTAGTCCTATATTTACTGATCTTTTATTAATTTCACTTTGCATGCACAATTTGATGTACACGTAGTATATACCTAGGGGTATATGTAGACATAAATTATGTGGAATTGTTCTCCTGAATCTGCTAGTTCTTAATATGCCTTTGAGTTAGCTTTGGCAATCAGCAGGTTTAGAACATTTTATGCAAGACTAAGTGTGCGCTGATGGAGAATCTGTCTTATCAAGTACAGGAGCTGTGGGAGGAGGCAAGCAGACAATGTGACATCAAGGATGCCAAAAAGGAGATTAACAAGACTTACTTCAAGACATTACACAAGAGTTAACACCCACCTGCACAGAGAAGGTACACAAGCACTTATCAGCCTGGGAATGAAGATGACCAAGATGGCAAAAGCTGGAAGCTTGTGAGCATTTGCAGGATGGCTCTTCAGGGCCCTCACAACAAGTGAGAGCAGGGAGCTCTAAAAAATGAAGTCTCCAAGTTGACAGGGCCTGAGTACTGTGGCACTGTAAGCAGGATGGGCCAAAGTGTGAGAAATTCTCTGCTTACATGGAGCGAGGCACCAGCATCTGCTGACCCAACTCGTGATCTCATATGGTGTGCTGCTTGCCAAGGACTCAGATATCAAGGACCGGCTGTTACTGAGGCCAAAGTCTGGGAGTTAGATTACTATACCCAAATACTCTTCCACATTGGCATCACAGACAGAGCCAGTGGAGACCAGGAAGCATAACCCACATAACAACACTGACTGAGGAAGTGGCGgacaaaacaggcaaacaaagcATGCAGGGTGATGTGGATAATAGAGATCttataattaagaaaacagGGCTGAATGGGAGAAGACTGCACtctttttcagagaaagcagTATAACTGGTTGTCCATCTGGAGTGCTTGTATACCACTACAGGTATAAACAAATCAGAGTAATTAGAGGTCTGCATGGAAATGTGGCATTACTTTCTCACTCAGATCACAAAGACAAGCTAGAACAGGTTATGGAACCAGTGTTGCCATGGATAAACACAGGCACTTGAGGAAGGACACACTGCAACTGTGAAGCAGAGGAGAGTTGCCCTTCACATGAGAGGGCATCAGGAGTCTGTACAACTCTACCTTGGGGCAAATCCTGAGCCAGAAATCCTGAGCTAATGTCAGGCACAGCAAGAAGACCAGTGTGGCTAACACTGTGGAGGCTGTCTACTAAAGATTATGTGACATAGGATTGATGAAGCAGATGACGTTTCAACCAGAAAGCTGGGAGAGCTCTTACATTGACAGGTTCCATACCACATGGGCAAATTTAACCATCCTTGTATTTGATGGAAGGGTGCAAACAGCAGGGTTCAAATATTCCAGGTTTCGGGAGTGTGCTGACAACAACTTCCTGACACAGAACCCAACTGCCTATTTGTCTAGCTCTCTTGCTTACCAACAAAGAAATAGGTGTGAATGTGAAGGTTGTGACACCCATGAGTTGGTGATACTGATGACTTACTTAAAAGAGGGAAGAGGCAAACAGTGAGATCACAATCTGACTCCAAAACAGACCTTGCCCTGTACCAGGACCTGCTTGGGAGAACTCCTTGTAAGACTATCTTGTAGAGAAGAGGTCAGGTTCAAGGACCACCTCGAAGTTCAAGAATGGTCCAGCACCATGAGCAGGAGCCTAGGCAACAGTGGCAGGAGAATTTCACACATGTACAAGGAGTTCCTAACAGAACTAAGacataaaaatgaagcatttatGAGGGGGTAGCATAAACTGGTGGCCCGtgaagaatacagaaaaatatcatttgaaTGGACAGAGATGGGGTTAGGAAAGTCATACGAAGCTGAATCTGGTGTTGAATCTAGTGAGAAATGAAGTCAACGAGGAACACTAGCGGCAGACAAGCAGCATTAGGAAGGTTAGGGTAAATATGGGCCTGCTGCTGAATGGAACAGAATACTTGGTGAAAGGGCACAGAAAAGGTCAAACTGCCTTCTTGAACTCAATCTCCATGAGCAAGACCTGCTTTCTGGAATTCCAGGCCCCTGAGACCAATGAGAAAGTAAAGAGTCACAGAGATTTACTCTCAGTAAAGGAGGAACAGATAAAGAAACCTTTAAACAAACTGAATATACTAAATTTCATGGCACCTGATGAGATGcaacataggaggcattactttttgGAGAGACCTATCTATATCCAatgaaactacaacagatacaaacagCACTGTAATAATACAacttctcagctacaaaagacATTTATTCAACATAGGCATTACCACTAGCTTGGTATTTTttccagcaatgaacaagagcttgtATGTCACGCCTGTAAAAATTTGTACCAGCCAAGGTGACTCACTGccacactgtgctcacatccactgtttggtctccataaacattcagcaagcatcaatgaatattagtgagtgccatttttttctcatgaaggAAATCAGttccacacttttgcttcatatgcacttccatgtcagatgccaccctgtcagattgcccctcagctgccatctgtcacacagcaacaacatgtaatagAGTACTGTAGAGAAGGTTCAGCCTTGCCAATGTTTTCTTGGGGCCAGTATGGCCTGGTTCCATGACTAATGGGGCAGGGAGGACCACGGATTCCCGCCCCAGGAGAGGGGCAGAGAAAAGGTAtggagatgggcctaaaaacaaaacagtggaaatgagctaagggagaaaactaatttactaaatacgatatcggaatgcaagatatcacaatataatataatgtaattggaattgaagctaatacATCAAATGAGAGACGGTGTCCAAAACTGAAAGTCTTACTCTAGTGTTGAAGGTGAGATGGCTAGGGAGCACACAACGCAGTaatcagcagaaaaagaaagggcagACTTGTGACTTgtgagcagttttatctttccctctgaatggaaaacagaaatggaacagTGAAAGTCTCCTGGGATATGCagttgttcttctcttctgagagtcACGCACACAGAACTACCGAAAATCCACAGAACTACAggatgttatgatgtggaataccggtagcaaaaaatcataaaaccctGACtatctctactgccataccaccaaagTCTGcttctgacatcatgggccaacataataaaataggaggcattacttttggagcagcctttggACA
This genomic interval carries:
- the LOC100538502 gene encoding palmitoyltransferase ZDHHC21, which gives rise to MGLRIHFVVDPQGWCCMGLIIFVWLYNTIFIPKVILFPHYEEGHISAVAILCYYLCSLFCIASLVRASVADPGRLPENPKIPITEREFWELCTKCNMMRPKRSHHCSRCGHCVRRMDHHCPWINNCVGEDNHWLFLQLCFYTQILSSYTLLLDFCHYYYFLPLKKDNWVRISFLPKLN